The Blattabacterium cuenoti sequence ACAAAAAAAAGAAGGAACGATAAGTGGTTTTATAGGAAGAGATCCTAATCATAGGAAAAGACAGACTCTTTTTCAAAGAGATTTTTCCAGAAGTAGATATTCCGTTACTCATTATAAAGTTTTGGAAAGATTTAAATATCTTACCTATGTTTCTTGTAATTTAGAAACAGGAAAAACGCATCAAATAAGAGTTCATTTCAAATATTTAGGACACCCATTGTTCAATGATTATACTTATGGTGGAGATAAAATATTTATGAAAAAATATTTACCGAAAAAATCGGTATCTTTTTTCAAAGAATGTTTAAATATTTTGAAAAGACAAGCTTTACATGCAGCATCCCTTTCTTTTATTCATCCAAAAAATGGAAAATGTCATTTCACCTGTTCAATACCTGAAGATTTGAAAAAAGTTATCCAAAAATTAAGAAATAAATTTTTATAACAAGGTCCCACGAAGAAGAATATAAGATATTGAAAAATATATAATCAACCCGACCACATCTACCAATGTTGCTACAAATGGAGCAGAAGAACTAGCTGGATCTCCTCTAAATTTTTTGATAATAAAAGGTAACATAGATCCACTAAATGTTCCCCATAGTACGACTCCAATTAAAGATAAAAAAAGAGTTAACCCCACTAATATACAATGAGGTCCATAATTAAAAAAATTTATCTTATGCCATGTCAAAACACGTATAAAACCCGTTAACCCCAAAATGCTTCCTAAAAAAAAACCACATATAATTTCTCTTCGCATCACGATCCACCAATCTTTCATTTTCACTTCTCCTAAAGCCATGGCTTGAATAATTAGACTTGCTGCTTGAGATCCACTATTTCCACCACTAGAAACAACCAAAGGAATAAATAAGGCTAAAACAACCGCTTTTTCTATAGCACTGGAAAAATACTGCATTACTGTGGTAGTGAACATCTCACCTATAAATAACAAAGTTAACCATCCTGCCCTTTTCTTAATGAGTTTGGATAAAGGAACATTCATATATGATTGATTCAACGCTTCCATTCCACCTATTTTTTGGATATCTTCTCTGTAATTTTCATTTACAACCCATAAAATATCATCTATAGTAACTATTCCAAGCAAAATTTTTTGATCATCTATTACAGGTAGTGATACTCTATTATTCATAGAAAATATCTTAGTAGCTTCTTCTTCAGTATCAGTAACACTTAAAGCGGCTGTGTATCGTCCATCCATCAAATCAACTACTTTTGTAGCTGGATCTACTAATAAAAATTCTTGTATTTTTATGTCGTCCACTAATTTTCCTTTTTGATTGACTATATAAACTATTTCTATCACATCACTATTTTTACCTTCTTTGCGTATATAGTCTAATACTTCTTGTACACTCCAAGTGTCTTGTACAGCAAGATAGTATGGAATCATTAGACGGCCTACACTGTTTTCAGGATATCCTAAAGAAACTAAGGTATTACGTTTTTCTTCCGGATTTAAATATTTAATTAAATCTTTCAAAGAATTTTTTGGAAGATTTTCCAAGAATGAAACACGATCGTCTACTGATAGTTTATTCAACAATTCCATCATTTTAATTGAAGGAAGACTTTCTATAATTTTTTTTTTTATAGGAAAATCTAAAACTTTAAAAACAGAAATTCCTCTATTTATTTTCAATAAAATGAATATGTCTACAACTTTATCCGGATAATTTTGAATTAATTTAACTAGGAAACTAATAGTTTGATTATTTAAAAACTTTTCGTTAATATGATTTTCTAAACAATCTTTATGGTGATTAAACATTTCTTTTCTTTTTTAGAAAAACTTTTTTTTCATTATCATCAAATTTTGAAATGAAAAATTTCATCCAGCTAGAAATTACTAAAATTACGTAATAAAATCATTGTATTTTTACAAAATTTAAAATAGAATAAACATGGAATATAATTTTCGTGAAATAGAAAAACGTTGGCAAATATTTTGGAAACAACATAATATTTTTCATACAAAAGAAAATAACGGAAATAAATCTTCCAAATACTATATATTAAATATGTTTCCTTATCCTTCTGGTTCAGGACTCCATATAGGACATTGTTTAGGATATATAGCTTCAGATATTTATGCACGATACAAACGTACAAAAGGTCATAACGTTTTATTTCCTATAGGATTTGATTCTTTTGGGCTTCCTGCAGAACAATATGCTATTCAAACTGGACAACATCCTTTTGAAACCACTCGTAAGAATGTAAAAAAATATCAAAGTCAAATGGATAAAATAGGACTTTCTTTTGATTGGAGTCGAAAATTATCTACTAGCGATCCAACTTATTATCGTTGGACTCAATGGATGTTTATCCAAATATTTAATTCTTGGTATGATAAAACTAGTGAAAAAGCTAAATCGATAGATCTTTTAGTAGAAGAATTTAATAAAAATGGAAATTTATTGGTAAATGCTAGTCATTCTTTCAACTATAAATTTGATTCAAAAATGTGGAAAGAATTCAGTTATTATAAAAAGGAATCTATTCTTTTGAATTATCGTTTGGCTTTTTTATGTAAAAACACAGTAAATTGGTGTCCAGAATTAGGAACAGTTTTAGCAAATGATGAAATTACAAATGGAAGGAGTCAAAGAGGTGGGTTTCCTATTCATAGAAAAAAAATGCTACAATGGCATATAAGAATTACCGCTTATATAGAAAGACTTTTAAAAGGATTAGAATCTGTGGATTGTTCCAAATCTTTAAAAAAATTACAATATAATTGGATAGGAAAAACATTAGGATATTCTATTTTTTTAGAACTTTTTTTACAGAAAGAGAATATGAAAAAAATAGAACTTTTCATCTCTCGTCCAGAAACTATATTTGGAATAACATTCATTATTTTATCTACGGATCATCCAATGGCAGAAAAAATCTCTATTTCCTATCATAAAAAAGATGTTTTTCTATACTGTCACAACAATATTGTAGAAGAAGAAAAAAAAAA is a genomic window containing:
- the mgtE gene encoding magnesium transporter; amino-acid sequence: MFNHHKDCLENHINEKFLNNQTISFLVKLIQNYPDKVVDIFILLKINRGISVFKVLDFPIKKKIIESLPSIKMMELLNKLSVDDRVSFLENLPKNSLKDLIKYLNPEEKRNTLVSLGYPENSVGRLMIPYYLAVQDTWSVQEVLDYIRKEGKNSDVIEIVYIVNQKGKLVDDIKIQEFLLVDPATKVVDLMDGRYTAALSVTDTEEEATKIFSMNNRVSLPVIDDQKILLGIVTIDDILWVVNENYREDIQKIGGMEALNQSYMNVPLSKLIKKRAGWLTLLFIGEMFTTTVMQYFSSAIEKAVVLALFIPLVVSSGGNSGSQAASLIIQAMALGEVKMKDWWIVMRREIICGFFLGSILGLTGFIRVLTWHKINFFNYGPHCILVGLTLFLSLIGVVLWGTFSGSMLPFIIKKFRGDPASSSAPFVATLVDVVGLIIYFSISYILLRGTLL